GACAACGAGGGCTTCTACGGCATCGAGCAGATGCTGGTCAGCCCCTGCTACTACCGGGAGAGGCCGTCCGACGGGGCCGACTTCTACAACGTGCTGCACCCGTGGCGGTACGAGAAGCTGGCCGAGGTGTTCGGCACGGAGAAGGACCGGATGCACGGGTTCGAACTCGCCACCCACGCCGAGCTCGACGCCCTCCTGCGGGACATCGCCGATCCCGGCAACGACATCAACCACGCGCCGATCCTGGCCCGCGTCCGGCTCAGCCGGCACGACTACCCGAGGGCGCTCCAGTACAAGATCGACGAGAACTGCCCGTAGCCGCGCACGCCCACCGGCCCCCGTCGAGGACGGGGGCCGGTGCCATGCCGGACGGCGCCGGTCCGTCAGGCGCGACGGCGCAGGCGGGGGATCCGGTCGAAGACGGCGGCGAGTCTGGCCGCCTGGTCGAAGAGCTGGGCCGGCCGTGAGCGGTCGCCGTCCAGGTGCGTCAGCGTCTCCATCCCGAGGTAGAACGCGACGGCGGCGCTCGCCACCACCGGGACCTCGACCAGGGAGGCCAGCGGCTTGCCGCGCAGCAGCGTGGTCAGCACCTCCTCGGCCAGCTCCTCCCAGCGCCGCGTCTCCAGCAGCAGCCGTTCGGCCACCCTGGAGTCGGGACGGGCGCCCGCGTAGATCTCCTGGACGGCGGCGATGTGCCCGGACTCGGTGTCCTCGTCGTACAGCTCACGGAGCAGCTCGACCACGCGCGCGCCCCGGTCCACCCCGGACAGCTCGGAGCGGTACCGGCGGGCCCGGGCCTCGCAGGTGTGGATCAGCGTGGCCACCACCAGGTCGTCCAGGTCGGCGAAGTGGTAGTAGATGACGCCGGGCGCGAAGCCGCCGCACTGGGCGATCGCCCGGGCGGTGGTGCCGCCGTAGCCGTTGCGGACCAGGCTGGCGAGGGTGGCGTCCAGGATCCGGTTCCGGGTCTCGGCGCCCCGGCCGTCGGCGCCGCGGGCCTCAGACAACGCGCACCGGCCGGACGCCGTTGGCCGCGAGGTACGGGTCCAGCCGGCGTGCCAGCTCCGGCAGGTGGTGGCTGGGCACCTGGGGGTAGAGGTGGTGCTCCAGGTGGTAGGTGAGCTCCAGGAAGAGCGCCGGGACCACCCGGCCCCGCAGCGTCCTGGTCCGGGTCAGCGGCGTGTCACCGTAGTCGTGGTGCGGCAGGTACACCGTCAACAGCGGGTACACCCAGCTTCCTACGATCATCATCACCGCGTACGTCAACACCCCAGGAGCATAAGGCCAGAGCAGTGTCCCGCCCACCACTGCGGTGACCGGTGCGGCCGCCTCGGCCAGCAGCCAGCCGCGGTCCTTGCCGCGTCGGAAGGACCACCACCACAGGCGGACCAGGAAGACCGGGCCGTGCAGCAGCGCGCCGAGGAAGGACAGGTCGGCGGGATGGCCCTCGGGGTCGTCGGGGTGCGGGAAGTACCGGTGGTGCTGGGTGTGGGTGGCCCGGTAGGCGTGACCGCTCTCCAGCAGCACCAGGCCGGTGGCGAACAGCGCCCACTCGGTGGCCCGTTGGGACAGGCCGATGGTGCGGTGCACCACGTCGTGGGTGACGTTGACGACGGCGACGAAGACCAGGAAGGCGACCAGCGGGGTGAGCCACCACCAGCCCGCCCAGGCCACGCCCGCGAAGCACAGCACCCCGGCGAACGGACGGGCCAGCGCCACCGCCCGGCGGCGGCGCGAGGTGACCAGCAGATCGGTGCCGAGTTCGGCCAGGGTCGGTGCGGTCACCTGCGGTGTCCCTTCTCGCGGAGGACGCCCTCGGCGACGATCCGGCTGCCCAGCACGCAGGCCACCGTGCCCAGTCCGGGCCAGGTCGAGTCGCCGACCAGCCACAGCCCGGGGCCGCCGAGGTCGTGCGGGACGGCGAACTGGTTGGTGTTGCGCAGCCGCTGGCGCGGTCCGCCGACCGCCCCGCCCGGGCGGAACCCGAACCGCTGGTAGCTGCGCGGCGTGCCGGTCTGCGCGAACACCGCCCGGCGGCCCAACTCCGGGTAGGCGCGCCGGGCGTGGCCGATCAGCCGCTCG
The window above is part of the Kitasatospora sp. HUAS MG31 genome. Proteins encoded here:
- a CDS encoding TetR/AcrR family transcriptional regulator, whose protein sequence is MSEARGADGRGAETRNRILDATLASLVRNGYGGTTARAIAQCGGFAPGVIYYHFADLDDLVVATLIHTCEARARRYRSELSGVDRGARVVELLRELYDEDTESGHIAAVQEIYAGARPDSRVAERLLLETRRWEELAEEVLTTLLRGKPLASLVEVPVVASAAVAFYLGMETLTHLDGDRSRPAQLFDQAARLAAVFDRIPRLRRRA
- a CDS encoding fatty acid desaturase family protein; amino-acid sequence: MTAPTLAELGTDLLVTSRRRRAVALARPFAGVLCFAGVAWAGWWWLTPLVAFLVFVAVVNVTHDVVHRTIGLSQRATEWALFATGLVLLESGHAYRATHTQHHRYFPHPDDPEGHPADLSFLGALLHGPVFLVRLWWWSFRRGKDRGWLLAEAAAPVTAVVGGTLLWPYAPGVLTYAVMMIVGSWVYPLLTVYLPHHDYGDTPLTRTRTLRGRVVPALFLELTYHLEHHLYPQVPSHHLPELARRLDPYLAANGVRPVRVV